The genomic interval AAAAACATATCCAATTACAAGATTGTTAGTAACCTCAACTGTTACAAACTCGTAGCTAATTTTCTTTTGAGGATCATTAACTTTTGCTTGTAAAACAACTTTCTGCTTCGGATATTGAATTTTTACAATATCTAAACCCCTTACATCTTCATAGAGGCTTGTTTCTTTTTCTGTATCAATATAGTTAGACTCTATATCGCCTATGTACTGAAGTAGTCTTGGAGGAATCGGCTTAGTTATAAAATCTTTATAGAACCAGGAAATAAGTTGAACTAAAGCAAATTTAGTAAATTTTACATCTGCCAGGTTACTTGAGTCATTTGGGTTATTGATATCATGAGAAGCAGGATTTCCATGAACTCTAATTGTCTGTAAATAGTTTTTTATCTTGTTTCTAACAGACTTTGGCTTAACAATAATGTAGTTTTCATCTTGTTCGTGAACCACAACATCAATCAGTCCAGAAAAATCGAGTTGACGTTCACTTCTCAAGGCAGTACCATTTATTTTTTTCTTGTCCAAGTATTATCTTGCTTCCTTTGATCTCATTGTAGTGGTGCAATATTACCGCTTTGCACAGAGCTTCCCCCGCCTTCCTTGCATTATTGAGAATATCGTCTAGAACTGAGTCTTCAAAAGCTTGCAATACCCACTTGTTCAGATCCTTAATCTTGTCCGAAGTTTGAAGACTCATATTCTTGTGTTTCTAGAGCAAATATCTGCTACTAATCTAGCCGCTGCCACAAGTAACCTGCAAGTACGTCCCAATCAGTAGGCTAAGCAGTATAACTATTAAATAGACTGAAAGTTTCTGTCTAAGATCCCTTATTGGGTGTTTAGACAGACGGGATTCAGTCTAAGATCCCAAATTCGGCGTTTAGGCAGACACAATTCAATCTAAGATCCCAAATCGGGGATTTAGGCAGATGGACTCAGTATAACTACCTCCTCCAGACTAGGCGGCTAAATATGTAGATTTTTCTCGGTATAGAAAGAAAACCTTATCTCCTGTTTTATGGAGCTACAGCGATCGCACCCCACATAACCACAAGAACGATCGCCCTTTGATACCTGTCATTTCATTAATCGCTGACTTGAAGGGAGCGATCGCTTTTACCAAATCGTTTCAACATCCGACAACTGAATTTGATGGTCGCGGCTAATCAAGAGAACTCCCAAATACAAAGCAGTTGCTGCGATCATGCGATCTGGCAAATCTGGAACCTGCGATCGCTCAACCTGTGATAGTGCTTGAGCAATATGGCGATCGAAGGGAACTTCAATTAGTACTGAATCTTCCTGATCAACCTCTCGTAACAACCACTCAAGTGTCTCTGTCGCAATCCGCCCTCGCTCACTCAGATAAACAATTTCAGCCAGGGTAATGGATGAAAAAGCCACCTGATTCCCTTCAGCCGCAATTTGTTCAATCGTCGTTCGGGCAGTTTCAGAGAGCCTGCGATCAGCGAAAATGTACCAGATGATGGCATGGGTATCTGCTACAGCAGCAATCACGAAATGTTCTCCCGTGGAAAGCTTGCCCATTCTTCTTGGCGTGCCTGATCGATGGTAGCTGCCGAGGGAGCCGTTCCCAGGTCAGCACACAATCCCCACAGTGATCGACGTGGCGCGGGGTGTGTAGCGGTCAAGTCTCGCTCGATTTCAGGAGCCACCCGCTCAATCAATCGCACCTTATCCACCAGGGAAAGCTGTTTCACCAGACTGAGAACTTCCTCAAGCGTCATGCATCCTCCCATCGCTGCTTCAATCGTCATCCTCAACATATCACCCTCATTTGAGGAGGAGTACTTCAAGCCTACAGCGTCTCAGTTTGCTCGTCCACTGCTAGTCTGTAATTGCCGCACCGCGAGGGTTAAAGTACTTCAGCAATACGATCGCCCTTTTAGCTTGACTTGGGCAAAGTGTGCGATCGCCTTCTGGCGGCATCAATTACTCCCCGTCGAGAGGTTCCGGCAGCATGCCTTGGCACAAGTTCATGGTTGTGAGACTTGAACCTTGATCCACTGGCACTTAGGAGTCGCGCTCACAACGTTATAATGCCTCTAGATCCCTCATCCCTAGAGGTTCTCATGACCACCCAACAACTCGAAGATCGCACTCAGCAACTCGAAGACCGAATCGCCGTATTAGAGGCAGAATTGGCACAAATCAAGCAACTTTTATTGACCAGTAAACGGACTCAACATCCTTGGTGGGAAACTGTTTTTGGCTCCTTTGCGAACTGCCCTGCCTTCGATGAAATGGAACGCCTCGGTCGAGAGTGGCGCACTTCCTATAAAGATGAATTTGAAGAACAGAGTTAGCTTGCATGTACTTGCTCGATACCGACCACCTTAGCCTACTGCAACGCGGCAGTTCGCCTGGACGACAAATTCTGTTCCGATTAATCGCCAGCGGCGTTACCTTTGGAACCACAATCGTCACCTACGAAGAGCAATCACGTGGTTGGCTGGCACACTTATCACAAGGCGTGGGTTAGCGGTGCGTTACGGCGATGCCTAACAGCACCCTACAGCTCATGCTAGATCAAATATTGCCAGGTTAATATCACAAGCAAAAAACTTAGACGAACAAGTAGCTGCCTACCAACTGTTGCAACAGCATACGACCCACTACCGTGCAATCAGCATTATTCCCTTCGAGCAAGCTGCCGCTCAAGTATATCAGCAACTACGAAAAGCCTATCCGCGCTTAGGAACAATGGATTTGAAGATTGCTGCGATTTCATTGACGAACCAAGCAACGCTGCTTACCCGCAATCAGTCAGACTTTGGTCAAATTGTGGGACTGCAAACAGAAGACTGGTCACACAAATAGAGCAACAGCATTCCAGTCTCTCGCCACCATTGCTTTGCCAGTTGTAAAAACGTTTCCTCCAGTCCCGACGTTTCGACCAAAGGGAAGGAATAGGCAGGATTACCCCGATCGACCTGGTAAATGTTTTCCACGAACCTATGCTCCAGCGCGAATGATGCGATCGCTTTCCTATCATAGCGTCTGGTCTTTTTCGATCGCTCTATGCCAACGATTCAATCAGCAAAAAGGCAATTTGCTTTCTCATTTTGTCTGTTTGCCAACTCATTTCAACTGAGATTTCTGAGCTTGCTGGTATTGTTGATTGAAAACAATCCGCTTCGAGAGTTGAGCGGTATTTGGAAGCAGCGAATCATTCCTGGAAGATTTTTGATAGCGCGAAACAAGGTTGCAGAGTTGGCACATGACGGTTGATTCACAGTAGATGGTAATTGGTAATTAGTAATTGGTAATTGGTAATTGGTAATTGGTAATTGGTAATTGGTAATGAGAATAAAGAATGGGTAATGGAATATTGCTACTGTGATCCATTCCCCACTCCCTACTCCCCACTCCCCGTTACTTCTTAACAATGTAGTAATTGTTCTGGAAATCGTGGTCAAGTTGTTTAATTTCTACACTGGCGAAACCTGCTGCTTCCAGCATTTCCAGGGTTTTCTCTTCGCCCCACATGGCACCCAACCCCATACCTCCCAGGGCAAGAGATACGGTCATACAATGCAGACAGGAAATGGTATAAAGCAACGGACCTGCGGGATGGTCTAGATTACCCTGCACATTAGTAGAAGCGCGAATGTCCTGCATCAAGTAGATGCCATCAGAGCGTAGGGCACGCGCAATGTTTGCCAGTACCACATCTGGTTTTGCCTGGTCGTGAATGGCATCAAAGGTACAGATCAAATCATACCGATCGACTTCATTTAAAGTTGCCGCATCTTTTACCTGAAATTGAATGTTAGTGAGTCCCAGATTTTGAGCTTCCGTTTGGGCGATCGCAATTCCCTCTTCGGAAAAGTCGTAACCTGTGAACCGACTGTTGGGAAACGCTGTTGCCATTTTGTTGAGTGCCCGTCCGCTACCGCAGCCCACATCCAATACATCAATGCCCCGCTCAAGCGACTCCATCAGTCCAGGAACCAGGGGTAAGACGTGATCGGTGAGTGCCGCCACGATCGTCTGACCACTATCCTCTGCCATCACTGCATGGAACCGCTTGAACTCTGAATAGGGAACGCCACCCCCCTTGTAAAAACAGTCAATGATCGGATCTTCAACCGCTCCCAGCAGGGGAATGTATTGGGCAAAGGCAGCGATGTTATTTGGACTGGCTGCACGGGTCAGGAAGCCTGCATGTTCCGGTGGCAAGAAGTAGGTATGGTTGTCTGGGTTGTATTCGACAAACCGACCTGTCACCATTGCTCCCAGCCATTCACGTACATAGCGTTCGTTTAATCGGGCGGCATCTGCAATCTGTTGACTGGTCGCAGGCGGCAGGGTTGCCATCGTATCGAATAATCCGGTGCGATGACCGATTGAAGTCATGATGGCGATCGCACCACTGTTGAGAATATCCAGCATTTGTTCAGCGAATGCGTCTGCTTTGGCTTGGTTAATCGTTTGCATATTCATGGGTTTAAGCTTCAGTTTAATTGTGTTGAAATGCCGCACTATCCAGAACCAATTTCAGGTTTTCTGGCTGCACCATGGCACGGTACTCCTCCATCAGGGAGGGAGGCATTAATTCCAGCAGGACTTCGTTTTCGAGCCAAAATTCAATCAGGTCAAACAGGTCTGCCCGCCGACAGCGGATAGCGCGCCACCCTTCCCGATCGGCAATCTTGTAAATTTCTGCTTCGCTAATTGGCACGGCCAGGTTGGCATGGGTTGCTGTGTAGCCCGTGGCAGCACTGGAGTTGTAAAAACCGACGGATGTTGAATCTGGTTTGAGTACGGTGCCTTTGGGAAAAAACTCAATGGCGGTGCCGTAGGGATCGAGGTTAACTGCAAAGTAGCTACCGGGATAGTGGGGAAATGGAATCGCCCGTCCCTGCCACAGTTCTGCAACCACCTGAGCCACATGAAGTGGATCGTTAACGGCAAGCGAAATATGATGAATCATGATGAAAATTCCTAAAAAAGAGAGTTCTACGAAGCTGCAACTGCGTTGGTGGGGCGATCGAAAATGGGAATCAAAGCTACGAGGTGACAGGCTTTAGATCAGCGTATTTCCAGGCGGCTTGAAACCGTTTCTGCCTACCGCCGCCTTGATTTTGTTCGCTACCCGCAGACTTTGCGCCACTCCTGACAGGGAACCGTTGTCGGGGTAGATCTTCAGGTCTTCCCAAAAGACCTTTCTGGATCAATTTTGAACGGGGCTTAACCATTGAGCAGTCGGCTATCAGCGGTCAGCAAAGACTGACCGCTGACCGCAGGACATTTTTTCAATTCGAGTAGGATTGTGATTCCCATTCCTGACATCGTTGTTGCCGAACGGCAAGTCACCCAGACAAAAAGCGGTTCTTTCTGCCTGGGTGGTCCTCAGGAATACTGGGTCACCATCGGCACTTCCTGGTTCAGCACCCAATTTCCCACATCCCGAATTTTGTAATCCACCGGATCGTGCAGGGTGAAGGTTCGCAGGTCACGCCAATAGCGATCGAAGCCATATTTGGCAGCCGTAGCACGGGCACCCATGACTTCAAAAATCCGGTTGGTGATATCCAAACCTGCTCTGGCAGCAAAGGCTTTGGCGACAGAAATGGCGATGGCTACTTCTCCCCGCTCTGCAAAGGTCAAGGCATCTCCCTTTTCCCACGCTGCTTGCAGTTGTTGAGCGGCCTGGTCTGCCAAGGCGATCGCCGCTTTCAATTGAATCCAGAACTCACCGTAATGGTGCATGATATAGGGATCTTTGGATGCCTGCTCCACACCTGAGGTAATCCACGGGCGGGTGCTGGTTGTGGTGTAATCCTTCGCCGCTTCAAATGCCCCTTCTGCAATTCCCAAATAGACGTAGGTTTTGGATAGCTGTGCAATCAAAAACAGCAGCGTACCAGAGGCGCTATCAGGCGAGGGAGGTGGTCCAAGCACTTCGTCTGCATAAACCAGAACATTGGTAAATGTAAAGCTGCCGCTGGCAGTCCGGCGTTGCCCCATGTTGTCCCAGTCTTGATTGTAGACAACACCTTCCCGATCTTTGGGAAGCACAAAGACAATCGGATGATCTACACCTGCTTGCATTGCCCCAAAAATGCGGAGGTCGGCTGCAACCAGACCCGTACCAAAGCTCTTGATGCCGTTCACCCGATAGTGATCTCCTTCCGGCTCAATTTTGAGGCGGGCATCCCGTCCGTTGAGTGCATTGCCCCAAAACAGATGATGGCGAGCCGTTGCTTGAGTGTAATATTCTGCCTGAGCCGGAGTACCAATCCCAAGGGGAACAACCGACAGCGCTAGTTGATTGGCATACAGTTGCCCGATCGAACCATCCGCTTTTGCTAGTTCTTTCAAAATGGTAAACCCTTCCATCCAGGTTGCGCCAATGCCACCGTAGGCTTTTGGCATCATCATCGGCAGTAAACCCGATGCCCGTAATTGCTCAACTTCTTCCAGGGGTGAACCCGCTTCGCGATCGCGCTCAATCGCGCTGGCTGCCAATCTTTTGGAAAGGTTGGTGGCGATTGCCAGGTAATCTTTCACTTCCGTGCGTTCTACTAATTGTGTCATGACCATTGTTTCCTTCACATATCAATCGTTGTTAGCAATCTCTGGGTAGAGTGATCGTGGAACTGCACCGCTTTACAACGCTCCACCCAGACTGATATCGATACCTGTTCAAAAAACCGCTTATGCTCGCATTGCATTCACCATTTCAGTGACGCGATCGACGGCAGCTGGGCTAATTTCACGTAGCGTTTTGATGAAGTTAGGGTGAGTCATACCCGAACCCAGAAATGTCCAGCGGTAGGATTTTTCTTGTACCGCTTGGATTTGTTGCTTTTCAGCATCGCTAAAGGTTCTTCCAGTTGCTTTTTCCAGACTTTCAATGTCCAGTTGCACCTGATTCATCAGCCCGCTTTCAAGAAAGCTGCCGATCGCAAAGTAATCTTCAATGCCTTTTTGAATGCCCTCGGCATCCAATGCGTTGACCAGAGATTCCACCATTAAGGTGTCGAGTCTGGCATGTTGGGCTTCTTCTAGCCAGTGGTGCCGCAATAGGCTGCAAAACTGAGGATCGAGATCCTGGTTGTTTTGAATACTGTCCAGATAGTGCTGTTGTGACATCCATTCAATTTGCAGGACAGCGAGGGCAACGCCCAGCGGACTATGTTGCAGCACAGCATCCGCGATCGCCTGAGCAGGGCCAATACAACCACAGGGGGTGCCAAAGCCTAAATCAAATTCTTCCGCAAATCGACGGAACAAATGAATGTGTTTGCTTTCTTCTTCAGCAAAGCAAAGAAATGCCTGAGTCGCATAAATATCTTCATGTCCTGCCCTGCGAACATGGTCAAGCACCAGCGGGACGATAAATTCTTCAACAACACCAAACAAGTGCAAATAGCTGTTGCCGCGAATTTGATTCAAAATCAATTTTTCGCGGTTGTTCAGACACTCAATCCCGTTCACACCAGCCAAAGAGTCTGGCATCATCGGTTGATTAAAGTCAAGACGTTTGCCATTACCAATCAGGTCATCTACACGCCAGTTGACTCTATACGCCGCCTCCATAATGGATTGATAGGTATCCGACTGAGAAGTGGTTGCGATCATGTTTTTCCTTAGGGGTGAATATTGAAACCGTAAATGACTTTAGGAGAGAATCAAGAAAAATATTGTGGGTGCAATATTTGGAGGGAATTAGTATCGGTAGGCTGCACCTTTGTCTAACCGGATTCGGACTTCTAGTTCAGAAGCGAAGTATTCTCTTTGGGTCGTTGTGGGATCGAAAACTTCCCAATAATGTTCTCCCTTTGCATCCACTCTTTCCCAAACTCTGGGTTCATATTCTGGGTGAAAAAGCATTTGACCAATCAACTTGCCAATCCCTGCGAACCAGCCTGAAAGCTTCTTTCTATCTGGGTTTTGTTGTGGAGCTAAAGTAG from Kovacikia minuta CCNUW1 carries:
- a CDS encoding type II toxin-antitoxin system VapC family toxin; the protein is MGKLSTGEHFVIAAVADTHAIIWYIFADRRLSETARTTIEQIAAEGNQVAFSSITLAEIVYLSERGRIATETLEWLLREVDQEDSVLIEVPFDRHIAQALSQVERSQVPDLPDRMIAATALYLGVLLISRDHQIQLSDVETIW
- a CDS encoding PIN domain-containing protein, with the translated sequence MYLLDTDHLSLLQRGSSPGRQILFRLIASGVTFGTTIVTYEEQSRGWLAHLSQGVG
- a CDS encoding type II toxin-antitoxin system VapC family toxin produces the protein MQQHTTHYRAISIIPFEQAAAQVYQQLRKAYPRLGTMDLKIAAISLTNQATLLTRNQSDFGQIVGLQTEDWSHK
- a CDS encoding class I SAM-dependent methyltransferase → MNMQTINQAKADAFAEQMLDILNSGAIAIMTSIGHRTGLFDTMATLPPATSQQIADAARLNERYVREWLGAMVTGRFVEYNPDNHTYFLPPEHAGFLTRAASPNNIAAFAQYIPLLGAVEDPIIDCFYKGGGVPYSEFKRFHAVMAEDSGQTIVAALTDHVLPLVPGLMESLERGIDVLDVGCGSGRALNKMATAFPNSRFTGYDFSEEGIAIAQTEAQNLGLTNIQFQVKDAATLNEVDRYDLICTFDAIHDQAKPDVVLANIARALRSDGIYLMQDIRASTNVQGNLDHPAGPLLYTISCLHCMTVSLALGGMGLGAMWGEEKTLEMLEAAGFASVEIKQLDHDFQNNYYIVKK
- a CDS encoding acyl-CoA dehydrogenase family protein — protein: MTQLVERTEVKDYLAIATNLSKRLAASAIERDREAGSPLEEVEQLRASGLLPMMMPKAYGGIGATWMEGFTILKELAKADGSIGQLYANQLALSVVPLGIGTPAQAEYYTQATARHHLFWGNALNGRDARLKIEPEGDHYRVNGIKSFGTGLVAADLRIFGAMQAGVDHPIVFVLPKDREGVVYNQDWDNMGQRRTASGSFTFTNVLVYADEVLGPPPSPDSASGTLLFLIAQLSKTYVYLGIAEGAFEAAKDYTTTSTRPWITSGVEQASKDPYIMHHYGEFWIQLKAAIALADQAAQQLQAAWEKGDALTFAERGEVAIAISVAKAFAARAGLDITNRIFEVMGARATAAKYGFDRYWRDLRTFTLHDPVDYKIRDVGNWVLNQEVPMVTQYS